The nucleotide sequence AAGGCACCGGCCCACCCGACCTTGGCATAGTCGTCGGTGGCCAGCACCACGATGTGCAGCACGAGGAAGGCCAGGGTGAACACGGCCAGGCTGACGTGGATCCGGATCCGGACGATGGTGGCCGGACGACGCCACTTGGTGCGCCACGGGTGCGAGAGCACCAAGCCGAACACCACCAGGGCAACCATGAGCAGGTAGGCACAGATCCCCGAGGCGCGTCCCAGGATCCAGGGCGCGTTCTTGTCCCCCGCCACGGACTGGGCGGCGGTGCCCGCGAGCCAACCCGAGAGCCCGGTCGAGACGGCGATCAACGCGATGGTGCGCCAGGACGCGGGGCGCCGGGTGCCCAGGTCGAGTCGTGGCCTCTCGCCGCCGGTCGTGGACCGCGGGGTGGGGACGGCGAGGCGCGGCAACCCCTGGTGTGGCGTGGCAGGTCCGGTGCGGCCGCGCCGAGGGCGGCTCATGAGCCGTCGCGGGTCGTCAATGGACATGGGATGCACTCCAGATGATGTCGTCGCGGATGGCCTCGCTGGCTTCGAGCCGACCGGATTCGTCGACCCAGAGCGCCGGCAGGACCTTGGCGTGCGCGAGCTCGGCGATCCGGTGGCGTCCGGCGATCAGCAGGGCCTTGCTCCAGACCTCGGCCCGAGCGGGGTCCGAGTCGAGCACGGTCACCGATCGCAGCCCGGTGTCGGCGCTGATCCCCGTGCGAGGATCGACCAGGTGGTGCACCTGGCGGCCGTCGACCTGCCAGGTGCGCTTGCGCAGCGAGGAGGTGGCGCAGCCGATGTCGGTGACCTCGAGGACGGCGACCGGCTCGGAACCGCCGAGCGGATCCTCGACGCCGACCCGCCATGGCCCGCCGTCCGGCCCGGGCCCGCTGAGGGCACAGTCACCACCCGCCTCGACCAGGTAGCCGGCGCCGGCCTCGAACAGCAGGTGTGCGGCCCAGCGCACCGCCAACCCCTTGCCGATGCCGCCGAGGTCGATCGGAACCGGTCCCACCGCCACGGCGCGGTGGTGTCGATCCAGGCCCGGTGCCCACGGCGCCGTCCCGGTGGAGGTCCGGGCGGATGTCCCGAGAGCTGTCCCGCCGGCCGTCCCCGAGGTCACGGGGACGATCGAGGGGATGTCGTCCGGGGTGCGGCCGGCCGACAGCCGCACCGGGCCATCCCCGAACGGCAGCGTCCGGTCGTAGCCCATCGCGACCAGTGAGGTCAGCACCCGAGGGTCGAACAGGCCCTCGGTCTCGAGGTGAGCCCCCGCCGCCTCGGCGATCGCGAGGTAGCACTCCTGCGGCACCTCGCACCACTGATCGGCCGCGGCGTTCGCCTGCATCAGCGCGCTGGTCGGGTCGAACCGGGTGCAGGTGCGCTCGACGCGCACGAACACCTGCTCGGCCTCGGCCAGCAGCGCCGCCGCCCGCGCCCCGGGCCCGACCACCTGCAGGGTGACGTCGGTGTTCATGGCCCGGAACCTGCGGACGAGGGGGACCAGCCCCTCCGGAGAGGGGCTGGTCGAGGTGATGCCAGGACTCATCGCCAGGTCCGTCACGACCCACCGGTGCTGGCGGTGGTTGTCGGCGCAGGCGCAGGCGCCGGCTTCGTGGTGGTCGGCGCGGGCGCCGGCTTCGTCGTGGTCGGGGCAGGAGCCGGCTTCGTGGTGGTCGGCGCCGGAGCCGGAGCGGTTCCGGTGGGTGCCGGTGCCGGGGTGGTCGCGCCACCGGTCGGCGGGGTGGTGGTGCCGGTGCCGGGCGCCTTGCCCCGCAACGCGGCGACGTCCTTGCGCAGCGCGGCCACCTGACGGCGCATGGTGCGGACCTGAGCCACCTGGGCCCTGATCTGACGCTCGAGGTCCTTGTCGCGGGGCGAGCTCTTGTGCTCCCCCTGGACCGCGGCGCTGGTCAGCGCCGTGTTGGTGGCGGCAGCAGGAGTCGAGGGCAGCACCGGGTCGTGGTCGGCCGTCCAGCCCATGGTGCCGGCGAAGACAGCGGCCGAAGCCGGCGCCAACAACGCCGCGGCAGACCAGCGCGAGTGGCGGCCGACCTCGGGGGTGGTGGTGTCAGTCATCGTCGCCAGACTCCTTCTTGTCGCGCTTCTCGTCATCGTCGTCATCGTGGGAGGTGTTGCCGGTCGCGGAGCCGCCACCGGTGGAACCGCTGGACGATCCGCTGGCCCCGGTGCTGGTGTGCGTCGAGGGGCGGTGGTCGCGGGGGTGGTCTGGGACGATCCGCTGGACGATCCGCTGGCCCCGGTGCTGGTGTGCGTCGAGGGAGCAGCGGTCGCGGGGCTCGATTGGCCGGGACCGCCGGACCAGTCGCCCGAGTGGTCCTCTTGGTACCAACCCCCTTCGTGGGAGTGTTCGTGGTCGGAGCCCGGCACCGCAGGCCCGGAGGCACTCGGCGACGGGCTGGTGGACGTACCGGGCAGTCCGCCGGCCACACCCTCGGCCTTGGCCAGCGCGATCTCCTGCTTCAGCAGGTCGGCCTCGGCAGCCAGCTTGGCGTTCTCGGACGTCAGCTGATCGAGGGCCTTCTGAAGCCCGGACCTCGCGGTGGAGGCGCCCTTCGCAGACCCTCCGAGTGACTGCGAGGTCACGGCTGTGGACGCGGCGGATGCCGTTCCTGTGGTCAGGCCCAGTGCCACCCCCGCACCGCCCAGTAGTGCGGCGGTCGCGGCGGCGGTTGCACCGACCCGACGTGAGTGATTCATCGACATACCTCATACCCTCGGAGGGCTGGATGAGGAATCCGCGAAGAGGACCATGAGAGGGCTCTCATGGTCCGATCAAGCGGTCCTCTTCACGCGGACGGCGTCACGTCCCGCAGCCGGTACCCGGCGCCGCGCAGGGTCTCGATCCGTTCGGCACCCACCTTGCGCCGCAGGTACCGGATGTAGACGTCCACCACGTTGGAGCCCGGGTCGAAGTCGTATCCCCAGACCTGGCTGAGCAACTGCTCGCGACTGAGTACCTGCCCCGGGTGGCGGATCAGGGTCTCGAGCAGGGAGTACTCCCGGGCCGACAGGTCGATCTGCCGTCCGGCGGCCAGCACCCGCCGGGAGCTCGGATCGAGGGCCAGATCGCCGTAGCGCAGCACCGAGGGTTCGGGAGCGCGGCCCTCCGAACGCAGCCGCAACCGGATCCGGGCCAACAGCTCCTCGAACCGGAACGGCTTGGGCATGTAGTCGTCGGCACCGCTCTCGAGGCCGGCGACGGTGTCGTGCACGCCGGTGCGGGCCGTGAGGATGATCACCGGCAGCGCACTGCCGCCGCGGCGGAGCTTGCCCAGGACGGCGAAGCCGTCCAGCAGCGGGAGTCCGATGTCCAGCACCAACAGGTCGTGGTCGCCGCTCACCGCCTCGTCGTAGGCCGCCTGACCGTCACCGACGACGGTGACGGTGTAGCCGCTGGCGCGCAGGCCCTTGTCGATGAACGAGGCGATGCGCGCCTCGTCCTCGGCGACCAGGATGCGGCTCATGCCAGCGTTCCGTTCTCGGGTCCGGCCGTGCAGGTCACGATCTCATCCTCACGCTGGACGTCGGTGGGCCGTTCTGGTGCCCGCTCTGCTTGTCGGGCCAGGGAGAGGGTGGTTGCGTCCGGGCGACGACGGTCAGCGGCATGATCAGGGTGAACCGGGCTCCTGGTTGCCGACCGGGCGGGGTCTCGGTCGGCCTGCTGAGCTCGACCGTGCCGCCATGGGCCGCCGCGATGCTGGAGACGATCGACAGACCCAGCCCCGAGCTGTGGGTCTCACCCCGGGACACCCCGGCCCGACCGAACCGGGCGAAGATCCGCTCGGCGTCCTCGGGGGCCACGCCGGGGCCGCTGTCGCGGACCCAGAGTTGTACCTGCCCGCGCGAGAGGACGCCCCCGACGGCGACCACGTCGTCCGGTTGGGTGTGCCTCACCGCGTTGTCGGTGAGCTGCAGCATCGCCTGCGTGAGGCGATGAGCGTCGGCGACCACGACGGCGTTGATCGTGGAGTCGAGCACCCAGTGCCGATCGGCCAGCGCCTGGGCCTTGTCGAACACGTCCCGCAGCAGGCGGTCGAGATCGACACTCTCGAAGCGCACGAAGTCGGGCCGCCCGGTCTGGGCCAGCACGATCAGGTCGTTGACCAGGCGACCCATGCGGTCGAGTTCGTCCATCACCAGGTCGCGGGTGGCTTCGACCTCCGCCGGGTCGGCCGGATCGAGGACCTCGAGGTGGCCCTGCACGATGGTGATCGGGGTGCGCAGTTCGTGGCCGGCGTCGTCCAGGAAGCGTTGTTGGGTGTCGAAGGCGCCGGCCAGCCGATCGAGCATCGCGTTCACGGTGCGGGTCAACTGCGTCACGTCGTCCCGCCCGGTCACCGGGATCCGCGTGTTCAGGTCACCCGGTGAGATCGCCTGGGTCGCCTCGCGCAGCACCCGTAGCGGCCGCAGCAGTCGGCCCGCGACGAGCCAGCCACCAACGCCGATGATCACCAGGGCGATCATGGCCAGGACGGCGAACTGGGTGGCGCTGGTGGTGAGCCGTTCGAGGGCGGGCTTCAGGCTGATGGCCACGACCAGCGAGCCGACCTGCTTGCTGCTGCTGTTCTGTAGTTGCATCACGACGTAGCGCACCGGCCCGGCGGTCACGGAGTCGAGCTGGCGGATGCGGGTGGGGGCGTCGGGTGGCAGGGCGGCCACCTGGGCCAGCAGGTCCGGCTCCTTCGTGATCTGGAACGCCGGGTCCGAGGTGACGAAGGTCAGGTTGCCGTCGATGAAGCCTCCGACCACCTCGCCGTCGACCGGGACATGTTGGCCCATGACCGCCTGCAACAGCTCACTCATCGACTGACTGGTGTTCTGGTCCACCTCCTGGCGGAACTGGCCCACGTCGGCCAGCAGCACCGAGTCCAGGTGATCGATCAGCTGGCGACGCTCGAACACCGTGAAGGCCGAACCGGCGAAGGCCATGCCCAGGGCCGCGAGCAGCAGCACCGTGGCCAGGATGCGAGCACGGACACCGATCGTCAGCCGACGCTCAGTCGTCATCCTTGTCCGTATTGCGGGTGGAGCGCGAGCTCGTGGACTTGTCGTCGTCCTCGTCGTCATCGTCGGAGCTGACGGTCCGAACGCGCGTCGGCTGAATCGTCTGCGGGGCCGGCGTGCTCGTGGGCCCGGTGGTGGGTCGGGTCGTGGGATAGGTGGTCGTCCCGACCGGCCGCGCGGCGGTCGAGGTTGTGGGCTGCCCCGTCGGGCGAGCCACGGAGGTGCTGGTGACCCCGGTGACGGTCGACGACGTGGGTGGCGCGTGACTCGCGGCGTCACCGATGATCACGGCCGTGGATCCCGAGGACGGCTGCGACGTCGCGCCCGGAGAGCTGGTGGTGAAGGCGACCGGGGCGGTGTGATCCGCATCCGGGTCGGTCTCGGCGGTCGATGACCCGGCCGTCATCGGCGGCGCCGTGGGATCGGCCATCATCACCGTGCCGTCGGCGCGAATCACCAGAGCGGGGCTGACGATCCGGCCGTCAGGTTTCGGCGTGATGACCGAGGCCCAGGCTGCCGGGCCCCAGACGACGCCGGCACCGAGCAACGTGGCTCCCACGACGCCGACCTGCCACCCACGCATCACACCATCCTCGACCAGCTACTCGACAGCGACTGTGACAGCACGATGAGAGTCCTCTCATCGTGCCGACACGATCAACCGCGGATGTTGCCCCAGGTCAGGCTCTGGTAAACGGCCTCTGAACGGGGGTTGGCCCCGTACCCGTGAATCGTGTAGGCGGGATCGCCACCGAAGACCACGTTGAAGTAGGCCATGTACAGCATCTTGCCGGCCGCCGCCGCAGGGATCTTCGCACCGATCTGCCAGGTGGCGGTGTTCGCGTGCTGGGCAGACCAGGTGTGGACCGCGGTGATCCACTCAGGTGAGTCGCCGCCGCCGTCCGGCTTCAGACCCCACTCGGGCAGACCCATCGGCTTGCCGTGCTTGGCCGCGTACTGGCGCCACGCCTCGATGCCCAGTGGGCTGCCGCCGCGCCAGCTGGTGGAGCTCGGGTCTTCGCTGTACCCGTCGTGGTAATAGTCCGGCGCGATCACGTCGACCACGTCGTCACCGGGGTAATAGGTGTCGACGGGGACGCCGGAGTGGTCGCCGGAGTTCGGGCACCAGACGATGTAGGCCTCGGGCAGCGCCTCGCGCAGGATGCCGGCGTACCGCCGGAAGGCCGCCTTGAAGTCACCGACATTGCCGGAGTTGACGGACCACTCCGGGAACCAGGTGCCGTTGAACTCGTGGAACGGCCGCAGGAAGGTCGGCCCGCTCGCGCCCTTGCGCACCGAGGCGATGGTCTGGGCGGCCTGGCGCCAGCGCGCGTCATAGGCGCCGTCGGCGGCGGCGGAGTAGTTCTCGCCGCTGCCCAGCACGGTGCCGCCGACGGCGATGTCGATGGCGCCCTTCCAGCCGGAGTAGTTGGCGGTCAGGCCGGACACGGTGCGCTGTTCCTCGTCGGAGCCGTCCGCCCACGTGCCCACGATGCTCAAGGGCTCGCCCTGCCAGGCCGCGAAGCTGCCGTCGGCGACTCCGACGCCACCGGCACCGGCGTACCAGCCACCCATACGGCGTCCGTCGAGGACGACGCCGGACCGGCCGGCCGGCTTGGCCGCGGACTTCGTCCCGGTCGCCTTCGCGGTGGGCTTGCCACTGGTGCGGGCTCCGGGTGAGGCCGTGGGTGATGGTGTGCCGGACACACCCGCCGAGACGCTGGGCGTCGCGCCGCCGATCAGGCTCAGCGGCGGCACCGAGGACGAGACGCTGGCCTGGGGTGTCTGGGCCAGAGCGGTCTGCAGATCGCGCTCGGACGTGCGCTGGGTGAGCGCCACCACCACGGCCCCCGAGACCGTGAGCACACCGACCGTGGCCACGGCCGCCAGGCGCATCCGGCGCGAGCGTCGACCTGCGGCCCGGGTGTCCCGCTGGGTGCGGCGTCCGGCTCGGGTGACCGGGGCGTCGAGGTCGAGTTCACCGACGGCGCCGGCGGCGGCCGTGCGCGCGGCACGGCGGCTGGACGGCGGTCCGGGAGGGGCGGGGCGGCTCGAGGCACGGGTCGGCGGGGTGGCGCTGGTCGATGAGGCGGCGGGGGCGCCGGCCGGTGACGCGGCGGGGGACCGGAAGTCGATGATCGCGGTCGTGCCCGGCTCCACCGGGGTCAGGGCACGTCGACGAGGAGCCGCCGACCGAGCGGTTCCTGCCGATTCAGAGGTTGACGTGGACGCAGAGGTTGACGTTGACGCAGAGGTTGGTTCGAGGGCCAGTTCAGGGACCAACAGCACGGGCATCGCGTCAGCCACACGGCCGGCCTCGACCTCGGCTGCCGTGCTGCGCGCGCGCCGACGTCCGGAGCGCGAGGCGGGTTCGGCCGAGCTCAGGTGCAGGGCGAGCGTCGAGGTGTCGCGACGGGAGCGTCGAGCGCGACGGCCGGAGTCCGGCTCTGCACCCAATCCAACTCACCTCAGCTCGAAGATGACATGACGTAGTGATCTGAACACGTAGGGCAAGTACTGCGAATCACCCAATCGAACCGAAACGCTACCAGGGGCCGGAGCTGCACGGACCCGGAACCAGCGGCGCCCAACCGGACTCTGACCAGCGTCTTTGCGAATAATTAGGGTTCCCTTGAAGATCCTCGGAAGGCCCGGCGTGCCGGGTCACATCCTGGGCGCCACCTCGCCGATCACCGGGTGGCGGCTCGAGTCGGGGGGCCGTCTCGTCTAGCGTTCGGCTGTCACCGGCGGGAGGGAACCACGATGAGGATCGTCGGTCTGTTCGCCGGCATCGGTGGCATCGAAACCGGCTTTCGGGCCGCGCTCGGCGAAGCGGCCCACACCGAGCTGCTGTGCGAATGGTGGCCCCCCGCGCAACGCGTGCTGGCGGCGCGGTTCGGTGAGGTGCCGCTGCATCCGGACGTGCGTGAACTGCGTGAGCTCCCCGCCGGGATCGACGTGCTGGCGGCCGGGTTCCCGTGTACCGATCTCTCCCAGGCAGGGCGGACGGCGGGCATCACGGGAGGCCAGTCGGGCCTGGTCGGACACGTCTTCGAGGCCCTGCGTCTGACCGCGACCAGGCGCCGCCGGTTGCCGTGGCTGGTGATCGAGAACGTGCCGAACATGCTGTCCCTCGACCGGGGGCAGGCGATGCGCTACCTGGTCGGTGAGCTCGAGGCGCTGGGATACCGCTGGGCCTATCGCGTGGTCGACTCCCGCTTCACCGGGGTGCCACAGCGTCGACGACGAGTCCTGCTGGTGGCCTCCGCCGACCACGACCCGCGGGAGGTGCTCTTCGCGGACGAAGCGAGCGAGATGGTCGAGACGGGGCAGCACGCCGAGGATGCCTACGGCTTCTACTGGACCGAGGGCCGCAGCGGCCTCGGGTGGGCGCGGGACGCCGTCCCCACCCTCAAGGGCGGTTCGACGCTCGGCATCGCCTCACCCCCGGCGGTCTGGGTGCCGGGCGCGCCGCCGGGACGGCGCCTGGTCACCCCGCAGATCGAGGACGCCGAGGCGCTGCAGGGGTTCGCCCGCGGCTGGACGGCGCCCGCCGAGGATGCCCCCCGCCGCAACGGGCCGCGGTGGAAGTTGGTCGGCAATGCGGTGACCGTCGGGGTGGCCAGGTGGCTGGCCGGCCGGATCGCCGAGCCGGGCGAGGTGTTACCGCTGCCGTCCGAATCGTGGTCGGGCAGTCGATCCTGGCCGACCGCGGCCTGGGGTGAACGCGGGCAGGTGTGGCGCATGGCGGCGTCGGAGTACCCGCGGCTGGAGCCGTATCGCCACCTGCTGGACGTGATGGACGCCGAGACCGCACCCGCGCTGAGCCATCGGGCGGCCGCCGGGTTCCTGGGGCGGCTGCAGCGCGGAAACCTCGGGCGTCACCCCGGCTTCCGGGAGGACGTGGCCCGGCATGTGGAGCTGACCGAGCCGAGGGGGGCAGGACTCGCCGCGGAGGCAGCCTGGACGGGTGGCAGGTGATCCACCACCGGCTGCCGTCCGCGACGACGTACGACGGATGGTGCGTGGATCAGCCCGCGTGCTGACTGACGGCGGCGAGCAGTTGATCCTTGTTCATGGCCGACCGGCCCGGGATCTCGAGCCGGCGGGCCTCGGCCAGGAGTTCGGCGCGCGTCAGGGACTCCAGACCGGCCGGCTCGGGCTCCGGCTCCGGCTCGGGCTCCGGCTCGGGCTCCGGCTCCGGCTCGGGCTCCGGCTCGGGCTCGGGCTCCGGCTCGGGCTCCGGCTCGGGCTCCGGCTCCGGCTCGGGCTCCGGCTCCGGCTCCGGCTCTGGCTCTACGGCCGCAACGGGTTCGGCCGCCTTGTCCTCGACGGCCGGGGCCTCGACAGCGACAGCCGCGGCGGGAGCGCTCGCAGCGTCCTTGGCCGCCTTCGCGGCCTTCTTGGCCTGCTTGGCAGCCTTCTCGGCGACCTTCTCGGCCTCCTTGGCAGCAGCCTTCGCCGCCTTCTCGGCCTCCTTGGCAGCAGCCTTCGCCACCTTCTCGGCCGCCTTGGCGGCCTTCTCGGCCGCGACCTTGGCCGCCTTGGCCTGCTTCTTCAGCGCGTCCTTGGCCTTCTTGGACAGCTTCTCAGCGGCCTTGCCCTTGTCTTTGCTCTTGTCCTTGCTCTTGGCGCCCTTGCCCTTGGACATGTGATGACTCCTCGACGATCGCTGGGGAACGGTCCGCGAACCCGGTCCGAGTCGGCCCGACGGTGGCTATCGGGGCCGGTGGTGTGGGGCTCGGCACGACTGTGTGGCCGTACCGTACCGGGCCGAACCATCTGTTCGTGGGGGTGTGCCAGAGTCCGGCCATCCCCCGTGGGGTGCACGCCGCCGTGTCACCCTTCGGCACCCCGCCGGCCCGCCCACGCGATCACCCGGTGAGCCGATCGACCCGGCCCGCGGCAGGTCGCGGCACACTGAGGCGATGAGTCGTCCGCCGGCTTCCTCGCCCGAGGTGCAGCGGCGCATGCAGCGGCAGCGCCGCCGCGACACCGCTCCCGAGCTGGCGCTCCGGAGAGCGTTGCACCGCAGGGGTTTGCGCTATCGGGTCGATCGGCCCGTGGTACGCGGCGTCCGACGTCGAGCGGATGTGGTGTTCGGGCCGGCCAAGGTGGCGGTGTTCGTCGACGGCTGCTTCTGGCACTGCTGCCCCGTGCACGCGACGTATCCGGCATCGAACGCGCAGTGGTGGGCCGAGAAGCTCGCCGGCAACGTCGCCCGTGATCGGGCCACCGACCTGGCGCTCACCGCGGCGGGATGGCTCGTCGTCCGGGTCTGGGAACACGAGGACGCCGAGACCGCCGCCCGACACATCACGGACGTCGTCCGAGCCCGCCGCGCCTCGTGATCATGAGCGCAGCGCCTGGTGCAGCTCGTGCATCGCGATGGTGACGGTTCGCTGCCGAACCTGGTCGCGATCACCGGACAGTGACAACGCCCGCAGCCGCCGACCGACAGGGGTGACCACCGCGAGGTGCACGGTGCCGACCGGCTTGTCGGGGGTACCGCCACCAGGGCCGGCGACCCCGGTGATCCCCACCCCGACGTCCGCACCCAGGGCGGTGCGGGCCCCCTCGGCCAGGGCTTCGGCGACCTGAGAGCTGACCGCGCCGTGGGCCGCGAGCAGGTCGGCCGGCACCGCCGCCAGTGCGGTCTTCACGGCATTGCTGTAGGCCACGATCGAGCCGAACAGGTAGTCCGACGATCCAGCGCGCGCCGTGATCCGGGCGGCGAGCAGGCCGCCGGTGCACGACTCGGCGGTGGCCACCGTCCAGCCGCGGTCGAGCAGGCCCTGCGCGACCAACGCGTCGATGGTGGCGCCGTCCGGGCTGAACGCGGTGGCGGCGAAGTCGGCCAGCACGGTGCGGCGCAGCAGCTCGAGCTGGTCGAGCGAGGTGGGGGTCTGCGGCCGGTACCGGGTGACGATCTCGAGCTCGCCGTCGCGCAGGCACGTGGTGACCTCGAGATCGCTGATCTCGGACTCGATCCGGCGCAGCGTGGCGGCCAGGTCGGCCTCGAGACTTCCCCAGAGCCGGATGGTGTCCTCGCACAGCGGGGTGGCTCGGGCCATGATCTCGCGCACGGCAGGGACGGCGAGCGCGGCGGACCACATGCCCTGTAGCTCGTTCGGAGGGCCCGGCAGCACGACGACCGGGGGCCCGGGGTGTCCGTCGGCCGCGGGGACGACCAGCCCGGGGGCGGTGCCGATCGGCTCCAGGACGGCGGCGCCGTCCGGCACCATGGCCTGCTTGCGCACCCCGGCCGCCGTGGCCGCGGGGTCGGACGGAAGGCCGCGACGACGGTGGAGGGCCGCGACGGCGGCGGCGATCCGGTGCTCCAGGGCGGGGTCGAGGTGCATCGGGCGGGCCCGCACCTGGGCGACGAGAGAGGCGGTCAGATCGTCGGCGGTGGGACCGAGCCCTCCGCTGGTGATCACCAGGTCGTGATCGGCGAGCAGGTGGCCCAGCGCGGCGACCAGGTCTGTCGGCCGGTCGCCGACCACCATGATCTGCCCCACGTCGACGCCGAGTACGCGGAGTTGCTCGGCCAGCCACGGGCCGTTGCGATCGGCCACCCGACCGGTGAGCACCTCGGTTCCGGTGATCAGGATCCCGGCTCTGACTGTCGTGCCCTGTGCCATACCCGAACCGTACGCACCGACCCGGTCGGATGGGTCAGCCGAGTGAGCCGGGTCAGCCGGGCAGGACGGGGTTGATCCAGGTGAGCTCGGGGAATCGGGCGAAGTCACTGTCGGCGCTCACCATGGGCACGCCGTGTTCGATGCACAACGCGGCGAGCGCGGCGTCGGAGATCAGGTTGCCTCGCAGGTCGTAGCGCGTGATCAGGTCGCGCAAGATGGCCGCATGCCCGAGACCAGGCTCCGGGATCCAGGTGGCGGGGGCACCGAGCCAATCCTCGACGTGCTCCCACGCCTCGGCACCGGTCAGCGGTGTTGCCAGCGCCCGGGGGTTGCTGACGATGCGGACGAATGCCCAGAGGGACAGCCAGGGGATTCCCACCCGGTGGGGTCCGTTCAGGGCATCGGTGAGCCAGGTGACGGCCCGGTGATGGAAGGGGCTCTGCTCGTCGACCGAGTAGAGCAACACGTTCGCGTCCAGCAGCATCAGCGGGCCGTCGGCCCCTCGAGCAGATCGAGCGCCTCGGCCACATTCGAGACATCGATGCGCAGGCCCAGCGCACGGGTCCGGGGCGTGAAGGGTGCCCGCCGCTGTTCGATCAGCATGCCCCGCCGGATCAAGTCGTTGACCGCTTCGCTGACGCCCTTGCCGCTGCGACGCAGGGCTTGGACAGCGGCTGCCGTGTCGTCGTCCAGCTCAACCGTGGTTCGCATGCACCAAAGCTAGCACTTGAATGCGGATCCTTGCGCACTCGCATGCGCCGGCGCCCGGAGTGGCCCCTGTTGAACGGCGTCAGTCGGTGGTCAATCGGTGACGGTGACCCCGCGCCAGAAGGCGAACCGGCCGGTGATCTGCTCGGCTGCCGGCTTCGGGCTCGGGTAGTACCACGCGGCGTCCGGGTTGAGCTGACCATCGACCTCGAGGGAGTAATAGGACGCCGTGCCCTTCCAGGGGCACACGGTGGTGGTCTGCGACGGACGCAGCACCGCCGGGTCGACCGAGTCGGCCGGGAAGTAGTGGTTGCCCTCGACGACGACCGTCTGGTCGCTGTCGGCAATGACCTGTCCGTTCCAGATGGCACGCATGTGGCTGCCAACGCCGGTTGGAGGGTGATGCTTCCCGCCGTCAGGCAGGTGGCGGCTCGACATCGAGCTCGATCCAGGAGCCGTCAACCCCAGCGGTCACCACAGCTGCGTTGGCGCGGCAGGCGGAGGTGATCGGGTGTTCGCCATATCGATGGGCCGCACGGTCCGCGGTGTGTGCCGCCAGCGATCGCGCGGCGGCGATCGACCCCGTCGCGAGCCGGTCGGACGCCAGCCCATTGGCAGCGGCCACGGTGTAGGGGTGATCGGAGCCGAGGATCGAGGTGAGGTCGTGGAAGGCGGGTTCGTCGAGTTCCTGAGCCTCACGGGAGCGCCCGAGGCCGCGCAGCGTGCCGGCCAGCACCACGGACGAGGCTGCCGTGACCGGATGCCTCCACCCGAAGCGACGACGGTAGGTGTCCTGAACGTCCACAGCGAGGCTCCATGCCTCCCCGAAGCGCGCCTGTGCTCGGAGCGAGTTGACGTGACTGATGCTGGCCGCCAGGGAGCGTTCATGGTCGGCGCCCCACGAGTTCAGGTGGTTCTCGTAGCTGCGCCGGCTGGCCTCGGCCGCTTCGGGCCTGCCCAGGCAGCGCAGTGCCACCGCGACCGTGCGTCCGGCGAGCAGGGGAAGGACGTGGCCAGGGCGCAAGCCCGGATCGAGGTTGCTCCAGGCCTGTGATGCCTGCGCCAGCATTTCGTCGAAACGACCCAGACCGTAGAGATCCCAGGCCAGGTTGAGTTGTGTGGTGTGAAGAAGATGATCATCAACTTCCACCAGGGTGTTGAGGTGGGCAAGAACGTCTCGGTGGTGGTCATACGCGGCGGCATAGTCGCCCAAGAGCCGGCGGCTCACGCCAAGATTTGCTCTCACTCTCACGGACCTGAGGGTGCTGACGTGGGGCGAGCGGATGCTTCGCTCCAAAGTGTCCTGTTCCATAGCCAGGGCCGCTTGGTACTCACCGGCGATACGCAGATCTACCCCGGCGCTCGTTGCGACATCGAGCGTGACTGGATGGTCACGTCCGAACTGGTGATCGCCACGAAGTCGGTCAAGGGTCGATTGGGTGACGTCGCGTGATCGCTCGTACTCCCCCAATGCACGTAGCGCATTGGCCTGATGGCGTGAGAGACCAAC is from Kineosporiaceae bacterium and encodes:
- a CDS encoding competence/damage-inducible protein A, translated to MAQGTTVRAGILITGTEVLTGRVADRNGPWLAEQLRVLGVDVGQIMVVGDRPTDLVAALGHLLADHDLVITSGGLGPTADDLTASLVAQVRARPMHLDPALEHRIAAAVAALHRRRGLPSDPAATAAGVRKQAMVPDGAAVLEPIGTAPGLVVPAADGHPGPPVVVLPGPPNELQGMWSAALAVPAVREIMARATPLCEDTIRLWGSLEADLAATLRRIESEISDLEVTTCLRDGELEIVTRYRPQTPTSLDQLELLRRTVLADFAATAFSPDGATIDALVAQGLLDRGWTVATAESCTGGLLAARITARAGSSDYLFGSIVAYSNAVKTALAAVPADLLAAHGAVSSQVAEALAEGARTALGADVGVGITGVAGPGGGTPDKPVGTVHLAVVTPVGRRLRALSLSGDRDQVRQRTVTIAMHELHQALRS
- a CDS encoding PIN domain-containing protein — its product is MLLDANVLLYSVDEQSPFHHRAVTWLTDALNGPHRVGIPWLSLWAFVRIVSNPRALATPLTGAEAWEHVEDWLGAPATWIPEPGLGHAAILRDLITRYDLRGNLISDAALAALCIEHGVPMVSADSDFARFPELTWINPVLPG
- a CDS encoding CopG family transcriptional regulator → MRTTVELDDDTAAAVQALRRSGKGVSEAVNDLIRRGMLIEQRRAPFTPRTRALGLRIDVSNVAEALDLLEGPTAR
- a CDS encoding DUF427 domain-containing protein; amino-acid sequence: MRAIWNGQVIADSDQTVVVEGNHYFPADSVDPAVLRPSQTTTVCPWKGTASYYSLEVDGQLNPDAAWYYPSPKPAAEQITGRFAFWRGVTVTD